One Setaria viridis chromosome 7, Setaria_viridis_v4.0, whole genome shotgun sequence genomic region harbors:
- the LOC117865642 gene encoding uncharacterized protein, with the protein MGEGAVREVAQVYERIKIQHPLLLHYSSSHHHQPTTQLAHNLLSDALRALNLALSVMKQHPAAAGSVTPRIVKAAEPQISPPRPASADSQAIVTSTARSGKRRRSSVMMEGKKSSWVNFTTVPYEDGYGWRKYGEKKINGTSYTRSYFRCTYKDDTGCLATKHVQQKDCNSDPPMFQVTYNNGHTCKNFTTTTAANNSGSSNDLALIGCCNSSEGVTIISSRNNGHAGAAMNNIKQEQPPVLLPPPLEISALPFDASRSGESWDQYSAGDVAQIEEASAGDGLLDDPELFVLCTSFKVY; encoded by the exons GTACGAGCGCATCAAGATCCAGcaccctctcctcctccactaCTCCTCCTCGCATCATCATCAGCCGACGACCCAGCTGGCGCACAACCTCCTCAGCGACGCGCTGCGAGCCCTCAACCTCGCGCTCTCCGTCATGAAGCAacatcctgctgctgctggttcaGTCACACCAAGAATCGTCAAAGCTGCAGAGCCTCAAATCTCACCGCCCAGACCAGCATCTGCCGACTCCCAAGCAATAGTGACCAGCACGGCAAGAAGCGGCAAGAGAAGAAG ATCATCGGTGAtgatggaaggcaaaaaatcaTCATGGGTCAACTTTACCACCGTGCCTTACGAGGATGGCTACGGGTGGAGGAAATACGGCGAGAAGAAGATCAACGGCACCAGCTACACCAGGAGCTACTTCAGGTGCACCTACAAGGACGACACAGGTTGCCTGGCAACAAAGCACGTCCAGCAGAAGGACTGTAACAGTGACCCTCCCATGTTCCAAGTCACCTACAACAACGGCCACACTTGCAAGAActtcaccaccaccacagctgCCAATAACAGCGGCAGTAGTAACGATCTTGCACTAATAGGTTGCTGCAACAGCAGCGAGGGAGTAACAATAATCAGTTCTCGAAATAATGGCCATGCCGGCGCCGCCATGAATAATATCAAGCAAGAACAACCGCCAGTGCTGCTGCCGCCTCCACTCGAGATTTCTGCTCTCCCTTTCGATGCATCTCGATCCGGCGAGTCCTGGGATCAATATTCTGCAGGGGACGTGGCGCAGATAGAGGAAGCATCAGCTGGAGATGGCCTTCTCGATGATCCGGAGCTTTTTGTCCTGTGCACCAGCTTCAAGGTCTACTAG